Below is a genomic region from Flavobacterium ginsengisoli.
CAACCAATACTTTAAATGAAAATTAGAAAGATCGCCCCAAACGAAGACTTGGAAACAACAGTCAAGAAAAAAAGAAATCGTTTCAAATTTGTTCTCATTGCTATTATCGTTCTCTCTGCTGCAGGCTTTTTAGGTTTTAAATATTTTACGCCTAAAAAAGAAGCTATTTGTTTAGGCACAGATACCAAAATCTATGATGCTTACAAAGACGCAGTTGTGCTTATAAAGCATAGATATGGCTATTTTGCTAAAATTAACGGAAAAGAAATTCAGCTTAATGTTGAGGATGCTAAGGAAGAAACAATTTACGGAACTGGCTTTTTTGTTGATACAGAAGGTGACATGATTACCAATAGACATGTTTTACAACCATGGGATTCATCAGATGAAGAAAGCGCCAAAGTAAATACTACTATACGAAATCTACGAATGAAGGTTGCTTCTATTCTTACTACCGATGTTTCTGAAAATGACTATGAAAGTTTTATTGACAACAACTGGTCACATGCTTCGGTCTCGTATGATGAAGGTGAAGGAGACGGAGAATATGAAGAATCAGGCGAAGAAACTACTGAGTCTGCGGGTGAAGAATTTGTTAGTTCTAATGAAACAGAAACAGATACAGCGCAAGTATCTACTGATATTGCAAGCATCTATTCCGGTAAAAGAATATGTGCCTATAGAAAACATTGAAGTGTATGTAAAAACTGTAGACATTGAAGTAGCACTTCATAATTCTGATAGTGAATGGAATAGTTGTGAGGTTAAAAAAGTTTCAGATGACACTAATGTTGATTTAGGTCTTTTACAGTTAGTTACTCATAAAACTCCACAAACTGTTACCAACATCATTAGTCTTGATAATATTATTGATAATGATGCTTCTTTAGCTCCTGGCCAAAAAGCAATAATGGTAGGTTATCCGATGGGAATGGATTTGGCACAAACAAACTCCGGCATAAAAGTACAGCTTTACAATGGTCAAATTAGTAAAGAATCTGATGGTAATAAAATTCAATACAGTATAACTTCTACACATGGCGCGAGCGGCGCACCAGTTTTTAATGAATGTGGCCAACTGATTGCGGTTAATTTCAGTGGAGTAGATCAAGTTCAAGGTATAAATTTTGGAATTGTGGCTAAACATATTAATTCTCTCTAATTTGAAAAGTTCAGAAAAACTTTTAAATTTAAAAGAATTTTCCTACGTTTATAACCGAATAAAAAATCGCACTTAATTAATTATGAATAAATTTTTTAGTATTTGCGCACTACTATTCTGTGGTGTCGCTTTTTCACAGATTCCAACTCTGGATGTCGAAAATCAGAAAAAAAATTCGGTCATCTTACAGGAGGTGAAAATTGAAACCAAAATTTTAGGAAATCTTGCTTCAACTACCGCAACTTATACATTTTACAATCCTGGAGACAGAATTTTAGAAGGTAATTTTACACTTCCGTTGCCAGAAGGAGTTAGCGTAAGCGGTTATGCTTTGGATATTAACGGAAGCTTAAGAGATGCCGTTCCTGTTCCAAAAGAACGAGCTAAAGAAGTATTTGAAAGTATTGAAAAAAGAAATGTAGATCCAGGTATTATTGAAAAAGTAGCCGGAAACAATTTCAGAACTAGAATTTATCCTATTACTGCGAGAGGCAGCAGAATGATTAAAATTACTTACAATCAGGAATTAAAAAATTCTGCGACCGATTATGAATATTTTTTAAGTTTTGCCAATGCAGTTAGCATCCCGAAATTTAATCTAAAAGTATTGGTTAACGAAAGCCTGACAACTCCTAAAATTACAGAAAATCCAGATGGAAGTTTTACTTTTCAGAAGAAAGGAAATCAATGGATTGCTGAAATTAGTAAAACGAATTTCACTCCAAATGAGAGTCTTAAAATAGCTATTCCAAAAGTAAATGAGTCGTCTAATGTAATGCTTCAAAAAGCTTCTGACGATAAATCTTATTTTGCGGCAAGCGTTTCAATGAATTTCCCTGTAAAAGAAAAAGCAAAATCTCAAAAAATTGCCATTATTTGGGACAATTCATTTAGCGGATCTAAAAGAAATCACCAAAAAGAATTGGACTTTCTTACTGCTTATTTTTCAGACAACAAAGACGTTGCGGTCTCTTTTGTTCTTTTAAATAACGTTCTTGAAAAAACAGAAGAATTTACAGTTTCTGGTGGAAATTGGAATGCATTAAAAGACAGAATTCTTAATCTGAAATACGATGGCGGAACTGATTTTGGCGCTTTAAAAGAGATTTCATCAATAGACGAATATCTTATGTTTTCTGACGGAATTTCAAATTTTGGTGATTTAACTCTAAAATTCAAAAAACCGGTTAATAGTATAACAAGCACACCCACTTCTGATTTTAATCTGCTTAAACTTTTAGCATCACAATCTGGAGGGAATTTTATCAATCTTAATGAATTAGACACTCAATCTGCTCTAAAAACGTATAAAAGACTTCCTATTGTATTTTTAGGTTTTAAAGAAACCAATACACTTCAGGAGTTATTTCCAAATGTTGGAACTGCCGTAAACGAACCAGTCAACATATTCGGAATTTCATCTTCAAACTTGAGCAAACTTACTGCTGTTTTTTCAGTAGGAAATAAAAAATTTGAAGTGCCTGTAGATTTTAGTAACGCTGTACAAGTAGACAATTGGCCGCTTGCACAATTTTGGGCGCAACGAAAAATTAATGATCTTGAACTTAATTCAACTCAAAACAGTGAAGAAATCAGAAATCTGAGTGAGCAGTTTGGTGTAGTAAGCAAGAACACCAGTCTTATCGTATTGGATGATGTTAATGATTATGTGCGTTTTGGCATTACTCCTCCAGAGGAATTAATATCAGAATACAACAGAATCGTTTCTCAAAACAAAAAACAAATTTTAGAGAAAAGAAGAAATCTTCTATCTAAAGCTTTTGATAAAACACGTGAACTGACAACTTGGTGGAACAGTGAATTTAAGCCTACAGAAAAAAAACAATATCCTACAATTTCTAAACAGTCACAAAAATTGTCTTCGGCAGAAGAAAGTGTTGTTAGCGATAATGATGTATATTCTGCAGAAACTAGAGCAGGCGATAAAAAAACTTCTACAGGTAAAATAACTTTGATAGATGTAGAAAGTACTCAAGAGTATATGAAAGATTTTCAGTCTTTACAGTCTCCTGAATTGATTTACCAGAAATATCTTGAAAATCGTCCGAAATATGAGAAACAGGTAACCTATTATTTTGATGTTTCTAAACTCCTATTCAAAAAAGGTGACAAAGCACTTTCCCTAAAGGTTTTAAGTACATTAGCAGAACTTGATTTGGAAAACGAAGAGTTATATAAGACGATATCTTATCTGTTGAAACAAAGAGGCAATTATGAAAAAGAATTGTGGATTACTCAAAAGATTCTAGAATGGAGACCATTTGATCCTCAAAGTCATAGAGATTATGCATTAGCTTTGGTAGATAATAAAAAACCTCAAGAAGCTCTTAACATCTATAAAGGCATGCTTTATCAGGAATATACCGATGAGATTTCTATTAGAGATAATGGTATTGAAGAGATTTTGATTATGGAAATCAATAACATTTTGAGCCAAAACAAAAATGTTGATGCAAGCAAAGTTGATGATCGTCTAAAAGCAAATCTTCCAGTCGACATTCGTATTGTTATTAACTGGAATAAAGACAATACAGATATCGATCTTTGGGTTACAGATCCAAGAGGAGAAGATTGTTCGTACTCGCATAGATCTACAGAAATTGGAGGAAGATTAAGCAATGATTTTACTCAAGGTTTTGGTCCTGAACAATTTTTACTAAAAAAAGCGATTAAAGGGAAATACAAAATCAAGACTAATTTCTTCGGTGAGAGACAGAATATTCTTTCTGGACCAACGACAGTTATGGCAGAAGTTTACTTGTATTATTCTGATGGCAGACAAGAACGCAAAATTGCTGTTTTCCAAAGCCAAAAAGAAAACAAACGTGAAAGCGATAGTAAAATTCTAATTGGAGAATTTGATTTTTAGGAATTACAAAGCTTACTAATATTCAAACCCGACAGGTTTTTAAATCTGTCGGGGTTTTTATTTTTAAAACGAATACTTCTCCAATTTCTTTCCTTGAATATCCAAAACCTTTGTACTCTCTTTTGGAACATCACCTTTTATAACTCCTTGAACAGATGGATTGGATGGATATTTTCCAGCTTTCATTTTTAGAAGATGAAATTTTTCTCCGCTTTCAAAAATTAAATCATAAAATTTTTCTGTTGCTGAAGTGCTTACATATATTGGGAAATCGGTTACAGTGAAACGATTTATTACAGTACCATCATTCTTTAAAATATAACCCGAACAGCCTCCGCTTCCGCAGAAATAAGGATTTGAAAAACTAACAAAATATTCGTTTTTCTTATCGTTGTTTAAATCGAAAGCTTCATAATAAAAATACCGATCGTCTTTGGTCAGCGTAGGAATATCTTTCTCTAATAAAACGAGCAATTGCTTGCGAATTAATTCGACTGTCTTGTCTTCTTTTGAAGTGACTTCACTCAAATCTGCTGTTCCTCCAAGTGTTTTAGACAATGTATCTTGAACAATTGTTTTTACAATATTTTTCGAATTGTCTTTATTCTGACAAGAACTTAATGCCAAAATTGCGATTAGAATTAAAATCTTATTTTTCATAATCCAAAACTTTAAATTCATAATAATTTAAACCAACAACGCGGCTTTATTTTCAATATCGTTTTGCGCTAACAATGATTTTATATTATTGAAAGTCACCAAAGCAATCTGTGTCAAAGCTTCATTTGTAAAAAACGCCTGATGCGCCGTTACCAAAACATTTGGAAAACTCATTAAACGCTGAATTGCATCATCTTGAATAATGTCTGCAGAAAGATCTCTGAAGAATAATTTTTCTTCTTGTTCGTAAACGTCAATTCCTAAATAACCTATTTTTCCTTCTTTTAAACCTTCAATAACCGACGAAGTTTCTATTAAACCGCCACGGCTTGTGTTTATAATCATGACACTTTCTTTCATAAAAGAAATAGAGGTGGTATTAATAACATGTTTCGTTTGATCGTTCAGCGGACAATGAAGCGAGATAATATCACTCGATTTAAAAATTTCTTCTAAACCAACAAAAGAAACTCCGTCTTTTTTCATTTCGTCACTTTCAACAATATCATACGCCAAGACTTTGCGACCAAAACCTAGTGCAATTTTAGAAAATGCTTTGCCTATATTTCCAGTTCCAATAATTCCGATTGTTTTCCCGAATAAATCGAAACCTAATAATCCGTTTAAAGAAAAGTTCTGTTCGCGAACTCTATTATAAGCTTTGTGCGTTTTTCTGTTTAAAGTTAAAATCATAGCCATAGCATGTTCTGCAACCGCCTGAGGAGAATATGCGGGAACTCGGCAAACTTTTATATTATATTTTTTTGCAACTTCTAAATCGACATTGTTAAATCCAGCGCAGCGTAAAGCAATTATTTTTACTTTCTTTTCTGCTAATTGTTTAATGACCGTTTCGTTTACAATGTCATTTACAAAAACACAAACAATCTCGCATTCTTCAATTAAAGCTACAGTCTGAGGATTTAATTGGGTTTCAAAAAATCCAATCGAAAACCAAAATCTTCATTGTATTTATTGAAAAACGTTTTATCGTAAGGCTGAGTCGAGAAAAAAGCTATTTTATTTGCAACAAGATTTGAGCTCATAATATTAAATTATTTATGTTTTGTTATTTCGAAAATTCCCTTTTGGCAGATAATACAACCATCCAAAACCAATTAAAAATAAAATAAGCGAACCTATAAATGCCGGAATTAAAATTTCTTTATTGTTGTCTAATGCATTGTTTAAAGCGAGCATACAATAACCAAATCTGGATACTTACATTTAAGATTAAAACAAATATTAAAGTAGACAAAATAACATTCAACTTATTTGGATTTGCTTGATTTTGGCTTTTTCTAAATGTACTCATAATATATTTCTTAAACAATTAACTCGCTTTATTTTCAAAAGCTTTTACAAAAATCTTTTCTCCTTTTAAAACCACTTCCAACTGAGGCAAAGCTCTTGGTGGAGGTCCCGCGATAACATCTCCAGTTAAAGCGTCAAAAGAACCTTCATGGCATGGACAATGAATAATTCCTGTTCCGGGTTTGTAATAAACAGCACAAGAAAGATGGGTACACTTTTGCTCGTAAGCTCTAAACATACCGCTTTCTAAATGCACCAAAATATACGGAATGGTACTACCTTCAATCACAAAACCTCTTGTCCCGCCCAACGGAATATCTTTTATTTCACACACAAAATGTTCTCCAACAACTTCTTCGCTAGGCAATAAATACGCTTTTGCCGCAACCAAACCACTTCCTACCATTAAACCTCCTGAAACCAGCGTAAGGAATTTAGCAAAATCACGTCGGCTTACTTGTGTTGATTCCTGCTTTTTATATGGAAAATCTTTCTTCCAGTTTTCACTTAAATTATCTTCTTTAGACATGGATTTTAGATTTAAAATATTCGTAATTCGGCGCTTCCTTTTGGCATCATGATATTCACTTTTGTGTTGACACGCTCTTTCCCGAAAACAAAGGAATTTACCGGAGTGCTGTTTGGACGCATTTCTTCGATTTGTTCACGAGTCCCATAAAACAATGCGCCACTCGGGCAAACTGTTGCACACATTGGCTTTTTGCCAACACTGGTTCTGTCGTAACACATTGTACATTTCATCATCAAATCGTATTCTTCCATTTTCTTTGGAACTCCAAACGGACAAGCCATTACGCAATTAGAGCAACCAATGCAGCGTTCTGTATTTGCGGTATGAACTACTCCGAATTCGTCTTGTGAAATCGCGTCAGCCGGACAGACATTCGCACAAACAGGATCTTCGCAATGCATGCAAACCTGAACAGTGGTCTGAATGGTAACTTCACGTTCTACATAATTAACGTGAATCATAGATTCTTGACCATTTGTTTCACATTCTGCACAAGCCATTTCACAGGCTTTACAACCTATGCATCTTTGTAAGTCTACAAAAAACTCTTCGTTTTTATTATAATTGGTTAAATTCATAATTGTTGCTTTTTATAGATTAAACACTTGCATAAGCATTTGATTTGTCTGATGAATTTTCTATTTCTCCCAAAGGTTCCAGCTTGCAAGCACAAACTTTGAACTCAGGAATTTTTGAAATAGGATCTAATGTTCCAGGCGTTAACTGGTTGGCCGATTTTTTCCCGGCCAGTGATACGGGATAAAAACGGTATCTTTCCTGATGGTTTCTACAATATTTGCAGGGAAAATTCCTTCTCCTCTTCGGGTTGAAACTTTTACTAATTCCCGTTGCTGAATATTATATTTCTGCGCCATTTCAGGATGAATTTCCAACAAAGGTTCAGGAAATTGATCTACTAATTTTCCAATCCTTCTAGTTTGCGTGCCGCTTAAATATTGAGAAACGACACGGCCAGTTGTTAATGTTATTGGATATTCTTCATCTGTAACCTCACCGGGCAGTTTATAAGGAGCTGGATTAAAATGCGCTTTTCCGTCTGGTGTGGCAAATTTTTTATCTTCCCATAATCTTGGGGTTCCGGGATGATCTTCTGTTGGACATGGCCAGAAAACGCCCATATTATCCTCTACTTTTTTATAAGTAATTCCGTTATAATCAGCAGTTCCTCCTTTTGAAGCGACACGCAGTTCATTAAAAATGGCTTCGCTATCTGCGTAAGTAAATCTTTCTTCTTCGCCTAATCTCTTTGCTAATTCTAATAATATTGAAGTGTCTGTTCTCGCATCGCCTGGAGGTGTTACAGCTTGGCGAATTCGGATAACACGACCTTCAGCTGAGGTTGTTGTTCCCTCCTCTTCTTCCTGCAATGAACCTGCTAAAACAATATCGGCATGACGCGCTGTTTCATTCAAAAAGAAATCTATCGCAACATAAAACTCTAATTTTTCAAGAGCAGAACGCACATAATTATTATTCGGTAGCGAAACTAAAGGATTAAAACAAATCGAAATCAATCCCTTTATTTCACCACTGTGAATGGCTTCTATAATTTCATAAGCTGTAATGCCTTTATGAGGCATATCTTCTTCTTTTATTTTCCAAACATCGGCAATGTATTTTCGATGTTCCATATTTTCGATATCACGATTTCCAGGCAGCTGATCGCATTTATGACCGTGCTCTCTTCCGCCCTGACCGTTTCCTTGTCCGGTAATGGTTCCGTAACCGCAATAGGGTCTTCCAATTCTTCCTGTTGCCAAAACCAGATTAATGCATCCGATTACATTATCAACACCTTTAGAATGATGTTCTATTCCTCTTGCGTGCAGTAAAAAGCTTGTTTTTGCTTTTCCCCATAACTCGGTCGCTTCTTTAATTTTTTCTTTAGAAATTCCTGTAATCTCTTCTGCCCATTCTAAAGTATAATCCTTTACGGCATCAATCGTTTCCTGAAATCCTGACGTATAATTATCAATAAAATCATGATCTAACATACCGTGATCTACGAGATATTTCAACATTGCTCCATATAAAGCAGAATCGGTTCCTGGTCTTACATCAAGATGAACATCTGCCGTTCTTGCTAATGGAATAACTCGCGGATCAACAACAATCAATTTGGCTCCGCGATCTCGGGCTTTCCAAATCCAATGGGTTAAAGTTGGAAACGTCTCACTAATATTCGCTCCCGCAACAATAATAACTTCAGCATATTCTAAATCCGAATAATTGTTCGAAGCACGATCTAAACCAAATGCTTTTTTATTTCCAGCACCAGCACTTACCATACAAAGGCGACCGTTATAATCTAAATTTCTAGTTTTTAAAGCTACTCTGGCAAACTTTCCAACCAAATAACTTTTTTCATTGGTCAACGAAACTCCTGAAAGCATAGAAAAAGCATGTTTACCGTATTTCTCCTGAATTCTTTTGATTTCAGAAACGGTTTTATCCATTGCTTCATCCCAAGTAGTTTGTTCAAAACCTTTGCCCTCTACTCTTTTTATCGGATGCAATAAACGATCGGGGTGATTGTTCTGCATATAACGCTGAACACCTTTTGGACACAAACGACCTTCGTTGAACGGAAATTCCATCCAAGGTTCAAAACCAACCACTTTATTGTCTTTTACAGATAATTGAATTCCGCATTGCATACCGCAAAAACAGCAATGTGTTTTGACCATTTTATCTGGTTCATCACGCCCTGCATATCCTTCTTTTGGTGTATAATTCAGATGTGGACCAAATGCTTCAATTATTTTTTCAGTTGATACAGGTAGTTTTGCCATGATTTTTTTGTTATTTTTTGGTTTCATGTTTCATGTTTCACGTTCTGCAACGAAACTTGAAACCTTAAACTTGAAACTATAATTTTATCCAAATAAATTTCCGCCTTCGATTCTTGCTTTTAAATGCGCTTTCGCCAAACGATCTCGTTTTCCTTCGGGACTTAAATCCAAGTGTGAATTTCCTTCATCATCACTAAAGTCAAAACCTAATTGTTTAGTTACAATTTTTAAATCATCGATATGAAGCTGGGTTGTAAAAGGTTTTCCTGTTTCTTTACAAATTGCCATTCCTTTTTTCATTCCTTCTTTTTTGTAAATGTGCGCACCAATCTGCGCAGGGCGCTGAATGATATGGAAAAACTTTCCAAATGGAATCCATATTAAAAACATAATAACTGTTACAGCATGAACTACTGCGAGAAAGTCATAAGCAAATCCTTTCATAAATTGATAAGAATAAGTCAGACACAAACCCGTAACAGAAATGGCAATTAATAAAAGAAGTGGCAGTAAATCGCCTTCAAAAGTCTGTGTGGCAATTAATCCCGGATTGGTTAAACGTCTCCTTAAATAATAAAGAGAACCGAAAATAACCAAATAAGAAGACCAGTTTAAGGCATGGAAAGTCAAAAATGCCATGATCGAATCCAATCTGAAATCCATTACTTTAAAACCAAAAAAATGAGCTTCGTAAACAGTAATTGAATTTGGTGCCAACGTAAAATGAATCCATCCAAATGTGAGCGGAAAAGTAATTGCAAAAGCCGAAAAACAGCCAATTGCAATACAGAAATGAGCTAACCATCTGTATTTACCTCTTGGATAAATGAATTTCTGAAAAGCAATATTCTGAACAGATTCTTTTCCTAAAAACCACAAATGCGAAAATACTTTTCCTGTAAAGAGAAAATGAATTCCGCGTTTGAAATACATCCAAGTTGGCGGTCGTTGCAACTAAACCGTGTAGCGATACACAACTCCGAAAAATGCAAACAGAGTTCCGAACAGATAGGTAACCAAAGCCGCATCAAAATTTTGAAGTTTTCTTGACCCATAGAAAACCAATACGACCATAAAAACCGAAGCTGCCGTTGCAATTAATAAAGCTTTTGTATTAAATGTTTTTTCTTTCATGACAGATTATTTTCGATCAATATCTTTAGCCATTTCAGGCAATCTTTCTTTTGTCATTTTTACAATTACACGGTGCATCCAAATCAGACAGGTTAATGATAATGCCAGAATAAAAAGCCAAGAGCTCGTCCAAAATCCGGTAAATGATAATAAATACCCGAAAATAATTGGTCCGAAGAATCCGCCTAAACCGCCTAAGAGTCCGACCATTCCGCCAATTACACCTACTTCATTGGGGAAATAATCTGGTATATGTTTGTAAACAGCTGCAGAACCAATTCCCCACGAAATTCCTATGAGAATAACCAAAACTAAATACACCCACATATTGGCTTCAAAATGAATTTGAGTAATTCCTTCTGCCAATAAATCTTTTTTCTGAATTTTTTGATTTTCTGCTACCACAACTTCCTGCCATGTTTTTTGGATGGAAAAAACTTAGAATGCGGCTGACTTTCATCTTTCTGACTTATAGCATATTCTTTACCATCGACCACTATTTTATCTGGCGAAACCGCTGTAACAGTTCCTGCTTTACTCGCTAAAAGACCGCTTCCTGAAGTCGTTATATCCATTTTTGGAAACAATAATAAAAAGCTTAATATGACCGAAGAACTCAAAACCCAGTACATTACTTTTCTGGCTCCGAATTTATCCGACAAAAAACCTCCAAAAGCACGTACAACACCCGCAGGTAAACTAAAACAAGAAGTAAAGATTCCGCCTAAAACTAAAGTTGTGTGATAGACATTCATAAAATTTGGCAGAAGCCATTGCGAGAAAGTAACAAACGATCCAAACACCAAGAAATAATAAGTCCCGAAGCGCCAAACACGTACTCTCTTTAAGGGTTGCAATAATTGTTTTACCGTTTTAGATTGTGCTTCGCTTTTTTTATTTTTAGCGAAAATCAGAAACACAATTCCCATCAATAACAAGGCAGAACCATAAAGTACAGGAAGCCATTTCCATCCATTTTCGGGATCGTTTTCTGAAAATGTACTCAAAAGTGAAGGTGCTAAAAATGGCGTAATTGAAGCACCGGCTGTTCCCATTCCGAAAATTCCTAAGGCTCTTCCCTGCCATTCTTTAGGATACCATACAGAGGTTGAAGCTACACCAACAGCAAAACTGGTTCCTACCATTCCGAATAAAAAACTTAAAATGGCAAAGACAGTAAAAGAAGTCGCAAATGGTAAAAGAAATAACGGAATTGAAGCCAGAATCAATAAAGCAGAATGTACAATCTTGCCACCAAACTTATCGGTTAAAATTCCCATTGGCAATCTCATAATTGATCCCGTAAGAACAGGAATTCCTAAAAGCCATCCTATTTGTACGACGCTCCAATTAAAAATTTCTTTATCAACTAAAAAAGTAACCAATACTCCATTGAGTGTCCAGCATGCAAAACAGATTGCAAATGCCAAAGTATTTAAAAAAAGGATGCGGTGGGCTTGGGAAAGATCTGCCATAGAATAAAGTATTAAATTATGTTTTTGGAAATCTATTACTGAAATATGGGAATCATGAAAACTGCTTTTTCAGAAAACACCTGAAAAGCAATACTTTACTAAAGTTAAAAAAAATATTTAAAGCAAGACACTTACAATCAAACATTTAGCGTTATTATAATCTTATTTAAATTCATTCTTATAGTTAAGTCTATTTTTTACTACTTATCAGCTGAAAACTCTGTTTTTCAATTTGTTAAATAAAATATAATTTTTCAAACTTCGATTAAACCTGTTTTATTCAAAAAAGTCTAATTTCTTATAAACAATTAAAAAACTTAAAACATGAAAAAATTAATTATCGTCGCTATGTTATTTGTTGGAATAGCAAGTTTTGCACAAGAAAAGAAAGAAAGGTTAACCCCTGAACAGCGCAATGAAAAACAGTTGCAAAAATTAACAACAGAACTAAATCTGGATGCCAGTCAACAAGCTCAAGTAAAACAACTTTTAGCAGACAGAAGTGCAAAAGCTGAAAAACTAAGAGATGCACGTCAAGAACAAAAAGAAAGTGGCACTAAACCTACTGCTGCAGAAAGAGAAGCTTTTAAAAAAGAAATGAT
It encodes:
- a CDS encoding S1 family peptidase; translation: MQASIPVKEYVPIENIEVYVKTVDIEVALHNSDSEWNSCEVKKVSDDTNVDLGLLQLVTHKTPQTVTNIISLDNIIDNDASLAPGQKAIMVGYPMGMDLAQTNSGIKVQLYNGQISKESDGNKIQYSITSTHGASGAPVFNECGQLIAVNFSGVDQVQGINFGIVAKHINSL
- a CDS encoding VIT domain-containing protein, with the protein product MNKFFSICALLFCGVAFSQIPTLDVENQKKNSVILQEVKIETKILGNLASTTATYTFYNPGDRILEGNFTLPLPEGVSVSGYALDINGSLRDAVPVPKERAKEVFESIEKRNVDPGIIEKVAGNNFRTRIYPITARGSRMIKITYNQELKNSATDYEYFLSFANAVSIPKFNLKVLVNESLTTPKITENPDGSFTFQKKGNQWIAEISKTNFTPNESLKIAIPKVNESSNVMLQKASDDKSYFAASVSMNFPVKEKAKSQKIAIIWDNSFSGSKRNHQKELDFLTAYFSDNKDVAVSFVLLNNVLEKTEEFTVSGGNWNALKDRILNLKYDGGTDFGALKEISSIDEYLMFSDGISNFGDLTLKFKKPVNSITSTPTSDFNLLKLLASQSGGNFINLNELDTQSALKTYKRLPIVFLGFKETNTLQELFPNVGTAVNEPVNIFGISSSNLSKLTAVFSVGNKKFEVPVDFSNAVQVDNWPLAQFWAQRKINDLELNSTQNSEEIRNLSEQFGVVSKNTSLIVLDDVNDYVRFGITPPEELISEYNRIVSQNKKQILEKRRNLLSKAFDKTRELTTWWNSEFKPTEKKQYPTISKQSQKLSSAEESVVSDNDVYSAETRAGDKKTSTGKITLIDVESTQEYMKDFQSLQSPELIYQKYLENRPKYEKQVTYYFDVSKLLFKKGDKALSLKVLSTLAELDLENEELYKTISYLLKQRGNYEKELWITQKILEWRPFDPQSHRDYALALVDNKKPQEALNIYKGMLYQEYTDEISIRDNGIEEILIMEINNILSQNKNVDASKVDDRLKANLPVDIRIVINWNKDNTDIDLWVTDPRGEDCSYSHRSTEIGGRLSNDFTQGFGPEQFLLKKAIKGKYKIKTNFFGERQNILSGPTTVMAEVYLYYSDGRQERKIAVFQSQKENKRESDSKILIGEFDF
- a CDS encoding ubiquinol-cytochrome c reductase iron-sulfur subunit, translated to MSKEDNLSENWKKDFPYKKQESTQVSRRDFAKFLTLVSGGLMVGSGLVAAKAYLLPSEEVVGEHFVCEIKDIPLGGTRGFVIEGSTIPYILVHLESGMFRAYEQKCTHLSCAVYYKPGTGIIHCPCHEGSFDALTGDVIAGPPPRALPQLEVVLKGEKIFVKAFENKAS
- a CDS encoding 4Fe-4S dicluster domain-containing protein, encoding MNLTNYNKNEEFFVDLQRCIGCKACEMACAECETNGQESMIHVNYVEREVTIQTTVQVCMHCEDPVCANVCPADAISQDEFGVVHTANTERCIGCSNCVMACPFGVPKKMEEYDLMMKCTMCYDRTSVGKKPMCATVCPSGALFYGTREQIEEMRPNSTPVNSFVFGKERVNTKVNIMMPKGSAELRIF
- a CDS encoding MFS transporter, which encodes MYFKRGIHFLFTGKVFSHLWFLGKESVQNIAFQKFIYPRGKYRWLAHFCIAIGCFSAFAITFPLTFGWIHFTLAPNSITVYEAHFFGFKVMDFRLDSIMAFLTFHALNWSSYLVIFGSLYYLRRRLTNPGLIATQTFEGDLLPLLLLIAISVTGLCLTYSYQFMKGFAYDFLAVVHAVTVIMFLIWIPFGKFFHIIQRPAQIGAHIYKKEGMKKGMAICKETGKPFTTQLHIDDLKIVTKQLGFDFSDDEGNSHLDLSPEGKRDRLAKAHLKARIEGGNLFG